CTGTCGCCACCTAATTATGTAATGAAGATATTTTTGTCTGCGGAATAAGAAAAAAACCTTGTCCAGTTTTAATGGAATTATCGAAGGAAGTTAGCAAGATTTCTTCTCCATGTTCTTACAATTGAATCTGTTATCTTGACATGGTGATTCTGGTTTTCCATGAACAACCTTTTTATTCGTTCAGTGTCTGTGTATCTTGCTTTCTGTGTAAACATAATGGCGttctatttaattaatttttatcatAGCAACTCAGGTTCTGGGACTCTTAACATTTTGTAAACTGTATATAAGGCTGTGCTTGAGAATCTTTTGTGTGCATAAGGTAGTAAGCTAGCTGTCGAGAGTATGTTACAATAAAGTTTGACATAATCTACAAGCTCATCTCTTTATCGATTTGAAAATGGTCGGTAGTTTAACTACACCGCACCCGACTATCGCACTAAGAGCTTGTACATCCATGATTATCTAgaataaaacttttttgagACCACTAGTAAGTTGATGCTGTTTAACACACCAGACCCTCACACCTAGGTTTACTAGCCCTTACCCACTGGCTGAGGGATGCAAGAACCTTGGCTAGCCCAAGCATAGTTATCATCCTTGTGGGAAACAAGAAAGACCTGGATGCTGAGAGagaagtaacattcctgaaggCGAGCAGATTTGCACAAGAAAATGGTAAGAAAGGAAGTTGGGTGCGGAGCTGTCGGTCAGCTGGTGATATGAGCTTTACTGTTGTTGGACTTCAATCTTTCATTTATAGGTCCTGTTAAAGTAAAGGTGGCATTGAAGTAGTGGGTTTACGTTAATTTAAGTAGTTTTAGTGGAATATAGTCATTTAAAGTGTACAGCCAATAACAAGTCTAGATGGTGCCCTCAGACCAATAAAAACATCAATATTGCAGTATTTAGCAGATTTTTATTTCTGAGACTCAATGGTTTAGGTGAATACTTACGACAGATTTGTGTcgataatctttattataaaagAGATTAATCAGCCTATTTATATTGAGAGACCGTTAAATCTTATTGGTACATCATTGACCTTTGAACTGTTGTTTTATATTGCATACTTTCATCACTGCAATGAATGATGAAAGCAATACCATCTGTCATTACCTGCCATtgcatatcactattattacCTGTCAGAGTGTTCGCTATGTGGCAtcaacaagttgatgcattcaACCAAGTTTAATGGTTGGTCACATGATGGCCGAATAGACTTAGGTTTGGTTTGGTTCAGAAGTGGTTTTGGTTTGGTTCGCTCAGCTCACATGGCATCCAAAATTACTTAATTTCCTGTCTATGTCTGAAATTCATAAAACGGATGTCATTGAAGAAGATATAGATATTATTCTTGCATTTACTTGTTTGCTAGTTTACACCTACATTTTTCTCAGACAAAGAGATAGGCATCAGACAGAGAGAGAATATTTGGTACATCATATGAACATGACTAGGAATGGAGACAGTATCACATTGAGGattgacacttttttaatttaacttGCGCATGTAAGGAAAAATGCGCAGCGTGCTAGCTGGAATTTTAACCAATAAAAGCAGAGATTCAGCCTATGAAATTGCGAGCAGGACTGAAATAGTTCGTTTTGGCTGGAAATGTCTTCGGCagaacagtttacaactgacaccGACGTCGTTTTGTGTTGCTTAGTTTGTTTCGGCCATCGTGTGATGACCCATTTACTGTTAAACTAAGAATTATATGATGAAAAGCTCTTTGTATTTTGTAGACATGTTTTTCCTTGAAACTAGTGCGATGACTGGAGAGAACATTGAGGAAACCTTTTTAAATTGCGCTCGGTCAATTCTCGAGAAATTGAGTCAGGTAAGGCTGATTTAACTAGCAAATGACAATTAGTTGTGTTTTGATTTGAAAGGCTGGAAAACTGAGTGAAAGCTGCTATCAATTCCGATGTTtcatttttctgtcatttgctGAATAAGCATCTTGTTTTTTAACTAAAATCAGGTAAATTTAAAATGGTAAAGAAAGTATATTTAAGTTTCTTCCAAACTTTGACCTGTCAATTAAGCCAATCACAACTTTAGATAAAATCATTGAGTTTGCCAAaacttttattactcgtgcaacgccaggcattcacttagtattttataatataaaataatattatattatttaaatgctATGATTAATATGTGCTGGTAACTTTTACTGTAGAAGGGATGCGTCATCTTGTTCAGAATAGGAGAGCATTAAACCTTATTGGTACATCCTTGACCTTTGAACTGTTGTTTTATATCACATACTTTCATCATTGCAATGAATGATGGAAAAAATAGCACCTGTTATTTACCTGTCATGGCATATCTCTATCATTACCTGTCAGAGTGTTTGCTATGTGTCATCAATAAGCATTTCCACTCCCTCTAAAGTATTGTTAGATACTTTTTGATTCTCATGAAGGTTTTTATATACTGAGGATTGTTTCTTGTTGCTAGGCAACTCGGTTTACTGTTAAATTAAGAGTTATATCAtgagcaaatatttgatttcTCTAGACATGCTCTTCCTTGAAACTAGTGCAATGACTGGAGAGAACATTGAGGAAACCTTTTTTAAGTGTGCTTGGTCAATACTTGCTAAAATTGAGTCAGGTAAGGCTGATTTAACTAGTAAATGGTAACTTTTCGTGTTTTGATTTGAAAGGTTATTATAAAACTGCGTTACAgcattcaatgtttcaaatgttTCTTCTCTCTGTCATTTGCTCAAAATGCATCGTGTTTTTTCAACTtaattcaaaaaaattttaatttttttttttgtttacaatcaTTTAGCAGGCACCCTTGACCTTTCAATTGAGTCAATCACAGTTTTATATAGAATCTCCCTAACTTTTCATTGACCCAGACAATAAACCTTCGTGTTCAGTTATCTTTCTAGTGAGGTCTCATAAGAAATGAGGATAGCTAGGGCTGTGTGCTTCCCTATTGAGAGTGTAAACATGAAATATAGACAGATTTACATCAATCCATTCTCAGCCTCAGTGTTTACTATATACAGAATAGTGTAACCAGATTGTTGTGCATAACCAAGCTAGGTGCACCAGACAGGGCTATGATTAAAACAGTCACAAGCTGAGTGAATGGTAACATCGCTACAACCAATCGTCGTAGTACAGTAACTATTCGAGTTACAGCCTGTAGCACTTACATACATTTTCAGTTGACACAGTTTCTTTTTCATGCTGTGTAGATGTCATCATGGACACATGTAGGCACAAACAGGAAACACCGCAAACATGAAGAAGGTTTCAATGACGTTCAACCTAAaagtgaaattttattttattttcgttacacacatttttattgttatattccCACggccacacgagcggagcggaagtgtgggagtttttatgataaatgcatgcgcacacaacttacgaaaattattgaTCAACAAAGAGACGAACCAtcttcaagaaatttcatcaaaaaatttaagcatcggaatataaagtcgttaaagtataataacgatacaaaacacatttaaacctatttaaatatgttaccaagtctttgtaaaccttcgataatatcttaaaacttacccatctgatcggattatacccaaatagacagattaatttgaacgaaaatcgcctcaaaaagcttgaaaagctcggttttataaaagttaagaccgaaaattgaaacgccgagggacagatagaacgatgaagtcttgcgcagTTCACTAAAagataacgtgcacttttcaacAGTCTACAGCGTTGTCGAACTGCcaaaggttttggcaattaacataggagtacagaaatcgtttcatttttgccgatttcaattttttcattttcatttgccgacacatttgaatactttcccattctaactgatgtccaacgcagtataattaaagcaaatgacgatgatatttttaacgtttcttatgagattattacaatacttaattataagtttggatgactacagaacaataaatacatagtacagactttctaaaaatctaacgcagtgtaagtgaaggcatgacgatgatattttttctaacggttcttatgagattattgcaataattaattataagtttggatgactattggaCAATGAcgacgtagtacagatttcctaaaaatctatataaatatcgcaacttcgtgatattgttagctgtgccattttgaaatgtaaacaaaattgtgcattggtttttcattattactatataaataatattggttattctaacaatatcagtgcattttacttctaatattggccaataatgcatttctttttttgcaggagaaaagatataaacatataatattttcctttcattattgctatttgttgtatataataacacccagcacattacagctaccattgcagttatcctatttgactgctaatattgcatttctcaaccatcagtaccctttcttttttccaataccactttggtcgtgggctgtatgacagtggaatttctagttggtATATTTGTGTTAATATGTACCAAATATTAACAACAAATGTACTTTCAGTTTCTAAAATGTTCTCGAGTTTTTTGATTTTAGAATTTTTAGTCAAAATAAATCATTCATTTTTGTAACGATCGAGCTAAAGTGTTCTcagaataaactttgctaacgttatcataacgCTGTTAGAGAagcattgttattgttattgcaTGTCTCAGCGGTATAACAGGAAGTTTACTTACCAGAGTTACTTAGGAATTTTGGGGTGTGAGCAtccatataacattggcttgtaatgtgaCTGGAACGTTATCATATGTCATATTTTTACCTTCAAATggatgtcctagcaatgtttcaggaaagTCACTTTGAAATGTTGCAGTGTAAAAATTTACATAACATTGATCTGCAATATAAATGCCACATTAAGGTGGTATATCACTTTGATCTCCACATAAATGTCCTAGTGATGTTACAGGACAGTTACTCTGAAATGTTTGAGCCAATATTACAGTGAATAGTTTCTGATTACAAAGTGAAAGTGTCTTTTAAAGATGTAATTATACAAATTTTTAGTGTATTTTACAAGAAAATATTGGTAGTTTTGTATTATTGGCAATTGTTTTCGATGTTTAAGGTGATATGATTGtgaagatgttttaagattaaaattggcaaagctTGATCTCTGCTAAAAGCCTCAGAAGAAGACTTGGTttgaaatgacgtcactagctgctatcattgctatagctgataacggctattgcattcaagttgcctCGTTCCGTGGCCTTTACTCTGTAGGTTTCCTTGTGATGATGTACTCTCACTCCCACTTGATCTGAAAGTTTTGGCAAGTTTTTTaggttttaatcttgaaacatcctggcagtcagatcactttaaATGTCAAATTCGATTGCAATTGATAGACAAATGCAAATACTTTGTGGTGAAATCTAGTAAAATTCTGTGCAAGTTGATCCTTCAAGAGCGAATAAGGCTAAAGCTAGAAATGCCGCTTGTATAATTGGAGTGTTTGCTATGAGCAGAACAGAAGACTGAAAACAGATTAGTGTTAATCTGTCATCAGTCTAACATGATCATAACTGCTGTTCTTGATAGTGTTCTACTTACGTATGTAGTAGACTTGGATCCAGAAAGGATGGGCTCTGGAATACAATATGGTGATGCTGCCTTGCGTCGATTTCAAAGACAACAGGCTAAGACTGAGAAGAAAGTCTGTGACTGCTAGCAATTTCCTTGCTCCTTTTGTTGACCAAGTTACAGCTCTGCTGGATCCACATGCTTTTACTGGCACCGTTTGGAGTTGTCTCTACTTACATAGCAGTCAATATATAACcataattgatatatatatagaaagtcTCTAAGGAGGAATTTCTCTGAGCCTTGATTggattatttatatttttttatttttgaaggtCTTTGGAGAAAGAGAACAAAGTTGTTACGTTATCGTTTATGTTATTTTCATGATTTACTGTACCATCAGCCAGCCATTCAAGGAAATTGCTTAAACAATCTCTCTTGCTTTATGAATGCTGTAAGGTTTCACAGATTAAACAAGCCACTGTCAAATGTTCATAAGGGTCAGTGCTGATTACAATTTGAagtattttctaaaacaataatgtGGAGACAAAGTTGGCGCTTTATTAAATAACGTGTCAAAGCAGGTAGTCATACGTTTCCATGACAACTAGCGAATGTTTGGGATGAAGGAAGTGTTAGAACAGTGGAGCATCCTGTCAGAAGATTTTGTTCTGTTTTATTACCTGTAAGGAGAAGATAACTTTTATAGAAGTGCCTTAAAGAAATGCTTTACCT
The sequence above is drawn from the Watersipora subatra chromosome 5, tzWatSuba1.1, whole genome shotgun sequence genome and encodes:
- the LOC137396615 gene encoding ras-related protein Rab-4B-like — translated: MLDFVRPSHLGLLALTHWLRDARTLASPSIVIILVGNKKDLDAEREVTFLKASRFAQENDMLFLETSAMTGENIEETFFKCAWSILAKIESVDLDPERMGSGIQYGDAALRRFQRQQAKTEKKVCDC